From Bacillus basilensis, a single genomic window includes:
- the pyc gene encoding pyruvate carboxylase codes for MTKLQRIQKVLVANRGEIAIRVFRACSELGLKTVAIYSKEDSGSYHRYKADESYLVGEGKKPIDAYLDIEGIIEIAKSNHVDAIHPGYGFLSENIQFAKRCEEEGIIFIGPKSKHLDMFGDKVKARTQAQLAQIPVIPGSDGPVDSVEEVKEFAEKYDYPIIIKASLGGGGRGMRIVRTSEELRESYNRAKSEAKAAFGNDEVYVEKFVEKPKHIEVQILADEEGNVVHLYERDCSVQRRHQKVVEIAPSVSLSDDLRQRICDAAVKLTKNVNYLNAGTVEFLVKDDNFYFIEVNPRVQVEHTITEMITGVDIVQSQILIADGHALHSKLVGVPKQEEVVVHGFAIQSRVTTEDPLNNFMPDTGKIMAYRSGGGFGVRLDTGNSFQGAVITPYYDSLLVKVTTWALTFEQAAAKMERNLKEFRIRGIKTNIPFLENVVKHKNFLSGEYDTSFIDASPELFLFPKRKDRGTKMLNYIGTVTVNGFPGVGKKEKPIFPDARIPNVLHSEPIQNGTKQILDERGADGLVKWVQDQKRVLLTDTTFRDAHQSLLATRIRTKDLHQIAEPTARMLPNLFSAEMWGGATFDVAYRFLKEDPWERLLDLREKMPNVLFQMLLRSSNAVGYKNYPDNLIQKFVECSAQAGIDVFRIFDSLNWVEGMRVAIDAVRDTGKIAEATMCYTGDIHDPLRSKYDLNYYKNLAKELEASGAHILGIKDMAGLLKPNAAYDLVSALKETVSIPIHLHTHDTSGNGILTYTKAIEAGVDIVDVAVSSMAGQTSQPSANTLYYALGGNERQPDVNIDSLEKLSHYWEDVRKYYAPFESGMNAPHTEVYMHEMPGGQYSNLQQQAKAVGLGDRFDEVKVMYRRVNDMFGDIVKVTPSSKVVGDMALFMVQNHLTEQDVLERGHSMDFPGSVVEMFSGDLGQPYGGFPKKLQEIILKGKEPLTVRPGELLEPVDLDALKEELFHKLGREVTIFDVVAYALYPKVFMDYEKVAELYGSVSVLDTPTFFYGMRLGEEIDVEIEQGKTLMVKLVSIGEPQADGNRILYLEFNGQPREIVVKDESVKATVAQRVKGNRENPNHISATMPGTVIKVVVKEGDEVKKGDSMAITEAMKMETTVQAPFNGKVKKVYVNDGDAIQTGDLLIELDH; via the coding sequence ATGACAAAGCTGCAACGTATTCAAAAAGTATTGGTAGCTAACCGTGGAGAGATTGCAATTCGTGTGTTTCGAGCTTGTTCGGAACTTGGATTAAAAACAGTTGCAATCTATTCTAAAGAGGATAGTGGTTCTTATCATCGTTATAAAGCCGATGAATCCTATTTAGTTGGGGAAGGGAAAAAGCCAATTGATGCTTATCTAGATATTGAGGGCATTATTGAGATTGCGAAAAGTAATCATGTAGATGCAATTCACCCTGGATATGGTTTCTTGTCAGAAAATATTCAATTCGCAAAACGTTGTGAAGAAGAAGGAATTATCTTTATAGGTCCAAAAAGTAAGCATTTAGATATGTTTGGAGATAAAGTGAAAGCAAGAACACAAGCGCAGCTAGCACAAATTCCAGTTATTCCTGGTAGTGATGGTCCAGTAGATTCGGTAGAAGAAGTTAAAGAATTTGCTGAAAAGTATGATTACCCGATTATAATTAAAGCTTCCCTTGGTGGTGGCGGCCGTGGTATGCGTATTGTACGTACTAGTGAAGAATTAAGAGAATCGTATAATCGAGCGAAGTCAGAAGCGAAAGCAGCCTTTGGTAATGATGAAGTATACGTTGAAAAATTCGTTGAAAAACCTAAACATATAGAAGTTCAAATTTTAGCAGATGAAGAGGGAAATGTTGTTCATTTATACGAGCGAGATTGTTCTGTACAACGTCGTCATCAAAAAGTTGTAGAAATAGCACCAAGTGTATCACTTTCAGATGATTTACGTCAGCGTATTTGTGATGCTGCTGTTAAGTTAACGAAAAATGTAAATTATTTAAACGCAGGAACAGTTGAATTCCTTGTGAAAGATGATAATTTCTATTTCATTGAAGTAAATCCGCGTGTTCAAGTAGAACATACAATTACAGAAATGATTACAGGAGTTGACATCGTTCAATCACAAATTTTAATAGCTGATGGACATGCATTACATAGCAAATTGGTAGGTGTTCCAAAGCAAGAGGAAGTTGTTGTACATGGATTTGCAATACAATCTCGTGTAACGACTGAGGATCCACTAAATAATTTCATGCCGGATACTGGAAAAATTATGGCATATCGATCAGGTGGTGGCTTTGGAGTTCGTCTTGATACAGGTAATAGTTTCCAAGGTGCTGTTATTACACCGTACTATGATTCTTTACTTGTAAAAGTTACAACATGGGCGCTTACTTTTGAACAAGCTGCTGCAAAAATGGAACGTAACTTAAAAGAATTCCGTATTCGTGGTATTAAAACTAATATTCCATTCCTAGAGAATGTAGTAAAACATAAAAACTTCTTATCAGGGGAATATGACACTTCATTTATTGATGCGTCACCTGAATTATTCTTGTTCCCGAAACGTAAAGACCGCGGAACGAAAATGTTAAATTACATCGGGACAGTAACAGTAAATGGCTTCCCAGGAGTAGGGAAAAAAGAGAAACCAATTTTCCCGGATGCTCGTATACCGAATGTATTACACTCAGAGCCGATCCAAAATGGAACGAAACAAATTTTGGATGAGCGTGGAGCAGACGGATTAGTAAAATGGGTACAAGATCAAAAACGTGTACTTTTAACGGATACAACATTCCGGGATGCGCATCAGTCATTACTTGCAACGCGTATTCGTACAAAAGATTTACATCAAATTGCAGAGCCGACAGCGAGAATGTTACCGAATTTATTCTCAGCGGAAATGTGGGGCGGTGCAACGTTTGATGTTGCATATCGTTTCTTAAAAGAAGATCCATGGGAACGATTACTAGATCTTCGTGAAAAAATGCCAAATGTTTTATTCCAAATGTTACTTCGTTCTTCAAACGCAGTTGGTTACAAAAACTATCCGGATAATTTAATTCAAAAGTTTGTGGAGTGTTCTGCTCAAGCTGGAATTGATGTGTTCCGTATTTTTGATAGCTTAAACTGGGTAGAAGGTATGAGAGTTGCAATTGATGCTGTACGAGATACTGGTAAAATTGCAGAAGCAACGATGTGCTACACAGGGGATATTCATGATCCGTTACGTAGTAAATATGATTTAAATTACTATAAAAATTTAGCAAAAGAATTAGAAGCATCAGGAGCTCACATTTTAGGTATTAAAGATATGGCGGGCTTACTAAAACCAAACGCAGCATATGATTTAGTTTCAGCATTAAAAGAGACGGTATCGATTCCGATTCACCTGCACACACACGATACGAGTGGAAATGGTATATTAACGTATACGAAAGCAATTGAAGCAGGTGTTGACATTGTCGATGTAGCAGTAAGTTCTATGGCTGGGCAAACGTCACAGCCAAGTGCGAACACGCTATACTATGCGTTAGGTGGAAACGAAAGACAGCCAGATGTTAATATAGATTCATTAGAAAAACTATCTCATTACTGGGAAGATGTACGTAAATACTACGCACCGTTTGAAAGTGGTATGAATGCTCCTCATACAGAGGTATATATGCACGAAATGCCAGGCGGACAGTATAGTAATTTACAACAACAAGCGAAAGCGGTTGGCTTAGGAGATCGATTCGATGAAGTGAAAGTAATGTACCGCCGTGTGAATGACATGTTTGGTGATATTGTTAAAGTAACGCCATCATCTAAAGTTGTCGGTGATATGGCATTATTTATGGTTCAAAATCACTTAACAGAACAAGATGTTTTAGAGCGTGGGCATTCTATGGACTTCCCAGGGTCTGTCGTTGAAATGTTCTCAGGAGATTTGGGGCAGCCATACGGTGGTTTCCCGAAAAAGTTACAAGAAATTATTTTAAAAGGGAAAGAACCATTAACAGTAAGACCAGGTGAATTATTAGAGCCAGTAGATTTGGATGCGTTAAAAGAAGAGCTATTCCATAAACTTGGGCGCGAAGTGACGATTTTTGATGTCGTTGCATATGCATTATATCCAAAAGTATTTATGGATTACGAAAAAGTTGCTGAGCTTTATGGAAGTGTATCTGTGCTTGATACACCGACATTCTTCTATGGTATGAGACTTGGTGAAGAAATCGATGTGGAAATTGAGCAAGGTAAAACATTGATGGTTAAACTAGTGTCAATCGGAGAGCCTCAGGCAGATGGAAATCGTATTCTTTACTTGGAGTTTAATGGTCAACCACGTGAGATTGTTGTGAAAGACGAAAGTGTGAAAGCAACAGTTGCACAACGTGTGAAAGGAAACCGTGAAAATCCAAACCACATTAGTGCAACAATGCCAGGAACGGTTATTAAAGTCGTTGTAAAAGAAGGCGATGAAGTGAAAAAAGGCGATTCTATGGCAATTACTGAAGCGATGAAAATGGAAACGACAGTTCAAGCGCCGTTCAATGGTAAAGTGAAAAAAGTATATGTTAACGATGGAGATGCAATTCAAACGGGTGACTTACTCATTGAATTAGATCACTAA
- the ftsW gene encoding putative lipid II flippase FtsW has translation MKRVWKSMDYSLLLPLVILCVLGVIMVYSSSSIVAISSKNNWPADHFFKKQLVALAIGTVILVIVVIIPYKLWRKKIVLAAMGLGSIGLLTAAFLFGKVINGAKGWILGIQPAEFVKIAVIITLASFFAKKQERQTPFFQGIIPPLFVVGGSMVLILLQNDLGTDILIGGTVLIMFFCSGVNVNLWIKRFLLTSVVWIPALYFIGNYKLSQYQKARFSVFLDPFSDPQKDGFQLINSFVGIASGGLNGRGLGNSIQKYGYLPEPQTDFIMAIISEELGFIGVAIILICLLLIIIRSFRVAQKCKDPFGSLIAIGIASLIGIQTFVNVGGMSGLIPLTGVPLPFISYGGSSLLANLIAMGILLNIASHVKRQEKQQNEEMKEREQDGPRLVVVK, from the coding sequence ATGAAAAGAGTATGGAAATCAATGGATTATTCATTATTACTTCCTCTTGTTATCTTATGTGTGTTGGGAGTTATAATGGTATATAGTTCTAGTTCCATTGTCGCGATTTCGTCGAAAAATAACTGGCCAGCAGATCACTTTTTTAAAAAACAATTAGTTGCTCTTGCTATTGGAACGGTAATACTTGTGATTGTAGTTATAATCCCTTACAAATTGTGGAGGAAAAAAATAGTTCTTGCAGCGATGGGGTTAGGAAGTATTGGTTTACTAACAGCAGCTTTCCTTTTCGGTAAGGTAATCAATGGTGCAAAAGGATGGATACTAGGTATACAGCCAGCTGAGTTTGTAAAAATAGCAGTTATTATTACGCTAGCAAGTTTTTTTGCTAAGAAACAAGAGAGGCAAACCCCTTTTTTTCAAGGGATAATACCTCCCTTATTTGTTGTCGGTGGATCGATGGTATTAATTTTATTACAAAATGACTTAGGGACTGACATATTAATAGGTGGAACAGTGTTAATTATGTTCTTCTGTTCAGGAGTTAATGTTAACTTGTGGATAAAAAGATTTTTATTAACATCTGTCGTGTGGATTCCAGCGTTGTATTTTATTGGAAACTATAAATTGAGTCAATACCAAAAAGCGCGATTTTCAGTTTTCCTTGATCCATTTAGTGATCCACAAAAGGATGGATTTCAATTAATAAATTCATTTGTTGGAATTGCCTCAGGTGGGTTAAATGGTAGAGGATTAGGAAATAGTATACAAAAGTATGGCTACTTACCAGAGCCGCAAACGGATTTTATTATGGCGATTATATCTGAAGAACTGGGTTTTATAGGTGTAGCTATCATTTTAATCTGTTTACTACTTATTATCATTCGTTCGTTTAGAGTGGCACAAAAATGTAAAGATCCATTTGGAAGTTTAATTGCAATCGGAATTGCAAGTTTAATTGGAATACAAACATTTGTTAATGTTGGTGGTATGTCCGGATTAATACCACTTACAGGAGTGCCTTTGCCGTTTATTAGTTATGGCGGTAGTTCCTTGTTAGCTAATCTAATCGCGATGGGTATATTATTAAATATTGCTAGTCATGTAAAACGACAAGAGAAACAGCAAAATGAGGAAATGAAAGAAAGAGAACAAGATGGACCACGTCTTGTAGTTGTAAAATAA
- a CDS encoding YlaN family protein, translating into MASETVSNHQEKALALLQADAEKILRLIKVQMDHLTMPQCPLYEEVLDTQMFGLSREVDFAVRLGLIAEEQGKAMLGELERELSALHEAFTNKQQ; encoded by the coding sequence TTGGCGTCTGAGACAGTATCAAATCATCAGGAAAAGGCACTAGCCCTTCTACAAGCGGATGCGGAGAAGATTTTAAGACTTATTAAGGTGCAAATGGACCATCTTACAATGCCGCAATGTCCATTATATGAAGAAGTGTTAGACACACAAATGTTTGGACTATCCCGCGAAGTCGATTTTGCAGTTCGCCTTGGTCTTATTGCAGAAGAACAAGGGAAAGCAATGTTAGGAGAGCTTGAACGTGAGTTATCTGCACTTCATGAAGCATTTACAAACAAACAACAATAA
- a CDS encoding PhoH family protein codes for MDKIYVLDTNVLLQDPLSIFSFETNEVVIPAVVLEEVDSKKRYMDEVGRNARYVSKLIDKFREIGKLHESIPLENGGTFRIELNHRSFVQLQDIFVEKTNDNRILAVAKNLSLEEQEKEDGKSVILVSKDVLVRVKADAIGLKAEDYLSDRVIEVDNIYSGFLEGYISKEQLDYFYEKGELPLSEIANHPFYPNQFVVMKDALGGSSSALGIVDHLGKKVKKLIFHNEQVWGIRPRNVQQIMGLELLLREDIPLVTLTGKAGTGKTLLALASGLMQTEDLGLYKKLLVARPIVPVGKDIGYLPGEKEEKLRPWMQPIFDNLEYLFNTKKPGELDAILAGMGSIEVEALTYIRGRSIPDQFIIIDEAQNLTKHEVKTILTRVGEKSKIVLMGDPQQIDHPYLDEYNNGLTYVVEKFKEQRISGHVKFVKGERSNLAQLAADLL; via the coding sequence TTGGATAAAATTTATGTGTTAGATACGAATGTACTTTTGCAGGATCCTTTATCTATTTTTTCATTTGAAACCAATGAAGTAGTGATTCCAGCAGTTGTATTAGAAGAGGTTGATTCGAAAAAACGTTATATGGATGAAGTAGGACGAAACGCTCGTTATGTATCTAAGTTAATAGACAAATTTCGTGAAATAGGAAAGCTGCATGAAAGTATTCCGCTAGAAAACGGCGGTACATTTCGTATTGAATTAAATCATCGTTCATTTGTTCAACTACAAGATATTTTTGTAGAAAAAACAAATGATAATCGAATTTTAGCTGTAGCAAAAAATCTATCTTTAGAAGAACAAGAAAAAGAGGACGGGAAGTCTGTTATTTTAGTAAGTAAAGACGTGCTCGTAAGGGTAAAAGCTGATGCAATTGGTTTGAAGGCGGAAGATTATTTAAGTGATCGTGTAATTGAAGTAGATAATATATATTCAGGATTTTTAGAAGGGTATATATCAAAAGAGCAATTGGATTATTTTTATGAAAAAGGTGAATTGCCTTTATCTGAAATTGCAAATCATCCTTTTTATCCAAATCAGTTTGTAGTAATGAAAGATGCATTAGGGGGATCTAGTTCAGCACTTGGCATTGTGGATCACTTAGGTAAGAAGGTAAAGAAACTTATTTTTCACAATGAACAAGTATGGGGGATACGACCACGAAATGTGCAGCAAATTATGGGATTAGAATTATTACTTCGTGAAGATATTCCGCTAGTAACATTAACAGGGAAAGCTGGTACAGGAAAAACATTACTAGCGTTAGCTTCGGGGCTTATGCAAACGGAAGATTTAGGACTATACAAAAAACTACTCGTTGCAAGGCCAATTGTTCCAGTCGGAAAAGATATCGGTTATTTACCAGGAGAAAAAGAAGAAAAGTTAAGACCGTGGATGCAACCGATTTTTGATAATCTAGAGTATTTATTTAATACGAAAAAGCCAGGAGAGTTAGATGCTATTTTAGCTGGAATGGGTTCGATTGAAGTAGAAGCTCTTACGTATATACGCGGAAGAAGTATTCCAGATCAGTTCATAATAATTGACGAAGCGCAAAATTTAACGAAGCATGAAGTGAAAACGATATTAACAAGGGTAGGAGAAAAAAGTAAGATCGTATTAATGGGAGATCCTCAGCAAATTGATCATCCGTATTTGGATGAATATAATAACGGTTTAACATATGTTGTAGAGAAGTTTAAAGAGCAACGTATTAGTGGTCATGTAAAGTTTGTTAAAGGGGAGCGATCTAATTTAGCTCAACTAGCTGCAGATTTATTATAA
- a CDS encoding pyridoxamine 5'-phosphate oxidase family protein — protein sequence MANVVEPTLTDDLVQSLRKECIVMVATTDFEKQVPNVSAISWVYAVSKTSIRFAVDQRSRIVENMRHSTGVVLTIMANDSVFSISGAGEILTDRMEGIPLKLTVIEVNVQEVRDVMFYGAKLATEPTYEKTYDLRAAKKLDNQVLVGMKEL from the coding sequence ATGGCGAATGTAGTAGAGCCTACATTAACAGATGATTTAGTACAATCGTTACGTAAAGAGTGTATTGTTATGGTAGCAACAACAGATTTTGAAAAACAAGTTCCTAACGTAAGTGCTATTTCTTGGGTGTATGCAGTGAGTAAAACTAGTATTCGATTTGCAGTAGATCAACGTTCACGTATTGTGGAAAATATGCGGCATAGTACAGGGGTGGTATTGACTATAATGGCGAATGATTCCGTATTTTCCATAAGTGGTGCAGGTGAAATTTTGACTGATAGAATGGAAGGCATTCCTCTAAAATTAACTGTAATAGAAGTAAATGTACAAGAAGTACGTGATGTTATGTTTTATGGTGCAAAACTTGCAACTGAACCAACATATGAAAAAACATATGATCTTCGGGCAGCAAAAAAGCTCGATAACCAAGTGTTAGTAGGAATGAAAGAATTATAA
- a CDS encoding YlaI family protein: MRVKCMICDKKDMLDDENPMAKKLRNRPIHTYMCMECSERIAERTMERHASGSFRLYRDKKVEDDW, from the coding sequence ATGAGAGTCAAATGTATGATTTGTGATAAAAAAGATATGTTAGATGATGAAAATCCTATGGCAAAAAAACTGCGTAATCGCCCTATTCATACATATATGTGCATGGAATGTTCGGAACGAATTGCAGAACGTACGATGGAACGTCATGCAAGTGGTAGTTTCCGATTATACCGTGATAAAAAAGTCGAAGACGATTGGTAA
- a CDS encoding YlaH-like family protein encodes MLERMSFFAKLCKVDENPELGMWLLYGIIIILSALVYNLGFARKLSIIKNIVIYISLAIGCTVLTFFAVFLPVGEGLVVAAIVLGIYRLRLHQARQQKAG; translated from the coding sequence GTGTTAGAAAGAATGTCATTTTTTGCGAAATTATGTAAAGTTGATGAAAACCCAGAACTAGGGATGTGGTTACTGTATGGCATCATTATTATATTAAGTGCACTTGTGTATAATTTAGGTTTTGCAAGAAAACTATCAATAATAAAAAATATAGTGATATATATATCGTTAGCGATAGGGTGTACAGTGTTAACTTTCTTTGCAGTTTTTTTACCTGTTGGGGAGGGGCTTGTTGTAGCGGCAATTGTACTTGGGATTTATAGGTTGCGTTTACATCAAGCAAGACAACAAAAAGCAGGATGA
- the typA gene encoding translational GTPase TypA codes for MLKKRQDLRNIAIIAHVDHGKTTLVDQLLRQAGTFRANEHIEERAMDSNDLERERGITILAKNTAIHYEDKRINILDTPGHADFGGEVERIMKMVDGVLLVVDAYEGCMPQTRFVLKKALEQNLTPIVVVNKIDRDFARPDEVVDEVVDLFIELGANEDQLEFPVVFASAMNGTASLDSNPANQEENMKSLFDTIIEHIPAPVDNSEEPLQFQVALLDYNDYVGRIGVGRVFRGTMKVGQQVALMKVDGSVKQFRVTKLFGYIGLKRQEIEEAKAGDLVAVSGMEDINVGETVCPVEHEEALPLLRIDEPTLQMTFLVNNSPFAGREGKFITSRKIEERLRSQLETDVSLRVDNTDSPDAWIVSGRGELHLSILIENMRREGYELQVSKPEVIIKEVDGVRCEPVERVQIDVPEEYTGSIMESMGARKGEMLDMVNNGNGQVRLTFMVPARGLIGYTTEFLTLTRGYGILNHTFDCYQPVHAGQVGGRRQGVLVSLETGKASQYGIMQVEDRGVIFVEPGTEVYAGMIVGEHTRENDLTVNVVKMKQQTNIRSATKDQTSTMKKPRLMTLEESLEYLNDDEFCEVTPESIRLRKKILDKSERERAAKKKKSVEA; via the coding sequence ATGTTGAAAAAACGACAAGATTTACGTAATATAGCAATTATTGCCCACGTTGACCATGGTAAAACAACACTTGTTGACCAGTTATTACGTCAAGCGGGGACTTTCCGTGCGAACGAACATATTGAAGAACGCGCAATGGACTCAAACGATCTAGAAAGAGAACGTGGTATTACAATTTTAGCGAAGAATACTGCGATTCACTATGAAGATAAACGAATTAACATTTTAGATACACCTGGTCACGCTGACTTCGGTGGAGAAGTAGAACGTATCATGAAAATGGTTGATGGTGTTCTACTTGTTGTTGATGCATATGAAGGCTGTATGCCACAAACACGATTTGTTTTAAAGAAAGCTCTTGAGCAAAACTTAACTCCAATCGTTGTTGTAAACAAAATTGACCGTGACTTCGCTCGCCCTGATGAAGTAGTTGATGAAGTAGTTGACTTATTCATCGAACTTGGTGCAAACGAAGATCAATTAGAGTTCCCAGTTGTATTTGCATCAGCAATGAACGGAACAGCAAGCTTAGATTCAAATCCAGCAAATCAAGAAGAGAATATGAAATCATTGTTTGACACAATTATTGAACATATTCCAGCACCAGTTGATAACAGCGAAGAGCCACTTCAATTCCAAGTAGCACTTCTTGATTACAATGACTATGTTGGTCGTATCGGGGTTGGCCGCGTATTCCGTGGTACAATGAAAGTAGGACAACAAGTTGCATTAATGAAAGTTGACGGAAGTGTAAAACAATTCCGCGTAACGAAATTATTTGGTTACATTGGATTAAAACGTCAAGAAATTGAAGAAGCAAAAGCTGGAGATTTAGTAGCTGTTTCAGGTATGGAAGACATTAACGTAGGTGAAACGGTATGTCCGGTTGAGCATGAAGAGGCTTTACCATTATTACGTATTGATGAGCCAACACTACAAATGACATTCCTTGTAAATAACAGCCCATTTGCAGGTCGTGAAGGTAAATTCATTACATCTCGTAAAATTGAAGAGCGCCTTCGTTCACAGTTAGAAACAGATGTAAGTTTACGTGTAGATAATACAGATTCTCCTGATGCATGGATCGTATCTGGACGTGGGGAACTACATTTATCTATCTTAATTGAAAACATGCGTCGTGAAGGTTATGAGTTACAAGTATCTAAACCAGAAGTAATCATTAAAGAAGTTGATGGCGTAAGATGTGAGCCTGTAGAGCGCGTACAAATCGATGTACCTGAAGAATACACTGGTTCTATTATGGAATCTATGGGTGCACGTAAAGGTGAAATGTTAGATATGGTGAATAATGGAAACGGTCAAGTTCGCCTTACTTTCATGGTTCCAGCACGTGGTTTAATTGGTTACACAACAGAATTCTTAACATTAACTCGTGGTTACGGTATTTTAAACCATACATTCGATTGCTACCAACCAGTACACGCTGGACAAGTTGGTGGACGTCGCCAAGGTGTTCTAGTTTCACTTGAAACAGGAAAAGCATCTCAATACGGTATTATGCAAGTTGAAGACCGTGGTGTAATCTTCGTTGAACCAGGTACAGAAGTATATGCTGGTATGATCGTAGGAGAACACACTCGTGAGAACGACTTAACAGTTAACGTTGTGAAAATGAAACAACAAACTAACATTCGTTCTGCAACGAAAGATCAAACTTCAACAATGAAAAAACCACGCTTAATGACTTTAGAAGAGTCATTAGAGTACTTAAACGATGACGAGTTCTGTGAAGTAACTCCAGAATCAATTCGTTTACGTAAAAAGATTCTTGATAAGAGCGAGCGTGAAAGAGCTGCTAAGAAAAAGAAATCTGTAGAAGCGTAA
- a CDS encoding DUF5325 family protein, with product MEHIQYRFLLTAIIGVIFLIGIGIMVAENSPIGIIICIIGTFVTVGYGFVTKRKMRKSQ from the coding sequence ATGGAACACATTCAATATCGCTTTTTATTAACTGCAATTATCGGTGTTATTTTCTTAATCGGTATCGGCATTATGGTTGCTGAAAATAGTCCCATCGGTATTATTATTTGCATTATCGGTACATTTGTTACAGTTGGATACGGTTTTGTAACAAAAAGAAAAATGCGTAAATCGCAATAA
- a CDS encoding inositol monophosphatase family protein, producing the protein MQEVWKDIDAHAKQWIRDAGERLMASMKKALIIETKSNAADLVTNMDREIEQFLIGKIKETFPNHSILGEEGYGDEVTSSDGVVWLIDPIDGTMNFVHQKRNFAISIGIYENGIGKIGLIYDPVHDELYHALKGTGAFCNEVPITLLEKGTVEQGIVALNAIWLTDNPLLNMENMMALVKKARGTRSYGCAALEMVYVATGRIDAYVTPRLSPWDFGGGQIIVEEVGGKVTTFSGAPLSIVEKSSVLVAKPGVYEEVLRFISK; encoded by the coding sequence ATGCAAGAAGTATGGAAAGACATCGATGCACACGCCAAGCAGTGGATTCGAGATGCGGGAGAGCGTTTAATGGCATCAATGAAAAAAGCACTTATTATAGAAACGAAATCCAATGCAGCTGATTTAGTAACAAATATGGATCGAGAAATAGAACAGTTTTTAATTGGGAAAATTAAAGAAACATTCCCGAATCATAGTATTTTAGGGGAAGAAGGTTATGGAGATGAGGTAACTTCTTCTGATGGGGTTGTTTGGTTAATTGATCCAATTGATGGCACAATGAACTTTGTTCATCAAAAGAGAAATTTTGCAATTTCAATTGGAATTTATGAGAACGGTATCGGAAAGATTGGACTTATTTATGATCCAGTTCATGATGAATTATATCATGCGTTAAAGGGGACTGGAGCATTTTGTAATGAAGTACCAATAACTTTATTGGAAAAAGGGACTGTAGAGCAAGGTATTGTAGCTTTAAATGCGATATGGCTTACCGATAATCCATTGCTTAATATGGAAAATATGATGGCACTTGTTAAGAAAGCAAGAGGCACGAGATCATATGGCTGTGCAGCGTTAGAGATGGTATACGTTGCAACAGGAAGAATAGATGCATATGTAACGCCGAGATTATCACCGTGGGATTTTGGCGGGGGACAGATAATTGTAGAGGAAGTTGGGGGCAAGGTGACAACATTTTCTGGAGCCCCGCTTTCTATCGTAGAGAAAAGCAGCGTATTAGTTGCAAAACCAGGGGTGTATGAAGAGGTGTTACGATTTATATCTAAGTAA
- a CDS encoding YktB family protein, whose amino-acid sequence MTLETFKSTDFEVFTVDGLEERMSAIKTNIHPKLEALGEQFATYLSKQTDENFFYHVAKHARRKVNPPNDTWVAFSTNKRGYKMLPHFQIGLWGTHAFIYFGLIYECPQKVETAHAFLEHLNDLKTNIPNDFVWSIDHTKPSVKLHKTLETEDLQKMVERLATVKKAELLVGIHISPEEFSAMTNEQFLAKIESTMQSLLPLYALCNR is encoded by the coding sequence ATGACACTAGAAACATTCAAATCAACTGATTTTGAGGTCTTTACAGTTGATGGTCTCGAAGAACGAATGAGTGCAATTAAAACGAACATTCATCCTAAGCTAGAAGCTTTAGGGGAACAGTTTGCAACGTATTTATCCAAACAAACTGATGAGAACTTTTTTTATCATGTAGCAAAACATGCACGTCGCAAAGTCAATCCACCAAACGATACTTGGGTTGCTTTTTCAACAAATAAACGCGGATATAAAATGCTACCACATTTCCAAATTGGACTATGGGGTACTCATGCCTTCATATACTTTGGTTTAATCTATGAGTGTCCACAAAAAGTGGAGACGGCTCACGCCTTCTTAGAACATTTAAATGATTTAAAAACAAATATTCCAAATGACTTCGTTTGGTCCATTGACCATACTAAACCAAGTGTAAAATTACATAAAACACTTGAAACAGAAGACTTACAAAAGATGGTTGAGCGTCTAGCTACTGTGAAAAAAGCAGAATTATTAGTTGGTATTCATATATCACCAGAGGAGTTTTCAGCAATGACCAACGAACAATTCCTTGCTAAGATTGAATCTACGATGCAATCACTCCTTCCTTTATATGCACTTTGTAATCGATAG